The genome window GGAACCTACTGGAGGCTCCTCACCACGCCCCTCACACGTTCGTCTCTCATCGGTGGGAAGCTCCTCGGTTCGTTCGTCTTCGCCGCCGTCCAGCTTCTGGTACTGGTCGTCCTGACGCGTCTTCTGTTCGGTGTCGACTGGGGAAGCGACCCGGTTGCCGTGTTCCTCATGGTCCTCGTCACGGCCGCCGGAGCGACCTCGGTCGCGGTCTTCATCGCCTCGGTCGCGAGGACGGGCCGTCAGACGGATCAGGTCGGCACGACGGTGATCCTCGTCATGTCGCTCGTGGGCGGCAGCATGTGGCCCGTCGAGCAGGCGCCGGAGTTCCTCAGGAGGATCGCGCGGTTCACGTTCAACTACTGGGCGCAGTCCGGCTTCAGAACGCTCATCTTCCATGACGCCGGGCTCGCCGGGATCTGGCAGGAGATCGTGATCATCCTGGCCATCTCATCCGTTCTGTTCGGCCTGTCCGTCGGGCTCTTGTCCAGGAGGTGACCCGGTGCGTCGGATCGCCGGACTCGTGGTCCACAACCTCAGACTCGTCGCCGCCGACCGGGCCGCCCTCGTGTGGCTGCTTGTCATGCCGGTGGCGTTCACCTTTTTCATGGGTATCGCGTTCCGCGGCGGCGGAGGCGACGACGTCTCGCCGGAAGAGGTCACCTATCTGGTGACCGTTCTCAATCTCGACGGCGGCCCCCGGGGCGCCGAGCTCATCGACGCCATCGAGGCCGACGGGTCGATCGGCGTCATGCGCGAGGCCCCCGTCGGAGACGGCGACGACATCGAGCGCGTCCGCTCGCTGGTCGCCGACGGTGAGCGCTCGTCGGCGCTCATCGTGCCGGCCGGCTTCTCCGACTCGCTCGCCTCGGGAAGCACGGCGACGCTCGAGTTCGTGAGGAACCCGGAGAGACTCAATCCTCACAAGACGAGGGAGGCCGTCGACCGGATCGTCTCGCGGATGAACGTCTCAGAGATGGCCGGCGCCCTGGCCGTCGACGCGAGGGTGGAACTCCGCGGCGATCCCTCCCCGGAGCTTCGATCGGCTCTCGCGGAGAGCGCCAGGGCCCATGCCGACCGCTCATGGGACCCCGCGCCGATGACGGTCACTGCGGAGACTCTGGGGCGCGAGGGTCGATCGGACGACGTTCCCGCCACGGGGTTCGCTCACTCGAGCCCGGCGATGGCGCTCATGTTCATCCTGCTGAACGGCCTCATGATGTCGACGATGCTCGTCGAGGAGCGGAGGGAGCGCACGCTCAGACGGCTCTTCACGACGCCGGCCCTGAGGTCGGAGATCATCATCGCCAATCTCCTGTTCCGCATGCTGATCGGTGCGGGTCAGCTGGTCTTTCTGATCGCTCTCGGCAGGTTCGCCTTCGGTGTCGACTGGGGCGACACGCCGGCGGGCCTCGCACTCGTCGGTGGGACGTTCGTGGCTGCCGTGGCCGGGCTCTCGGTGCTCATCGGCTCCTGGGCCAGGAACTCGAGACAGGCCGAGAGTCTCTCTCTCCTGCTCGCGCTCTCCATGTGCGCCCTCGGAGGTCTCTGGTGGCCCCTCGAGATCACACCCCGTGCATACCAGATCGTCGGCCACGTCGTCCCGACGGGCTGGGCCATGGACGC of Candidatus Effluviviaceae Genus V sp. contains these proteins:
- a CDS encoding ABC transporter permease subunit; the encoded protein is MRRIAGLVVHNLRLVAADRAALVWLLVMPVAFTFFMGIAFRGGGGDDVSPEEVTYLVTVLNLDGGPRGAELIDAIEADGSIGVMREAPVGDGDDIERVRSLVADGERSSALIVPAGFSDSLASGSTATLEFVRNPERLNPHKTREAVDRIVSRMNVSEMAGALAVDARVELRGDPSPELRSALAESARAHADRSWDPAPMTVTAETLGREGRSDDVPATGFAHSSPAMALMFILLNGLMMSTMLVEERRERTLRRLFTTPALRSEIIIANLLFRMLIGAGQLVFLIALGRFAFGVDWGDTPAGLALVGGTFVAAVAGLSVLIGSWARNSRQAESLSLLLALSMCALGGLWWPLEITPRAYQIVGHVVPTGWAMDALHDMVGRGYGFADVSTDAAVLAGFAALFTIAAALSFRPE